From Thermodesulfovibrionales bacterium, one genomic window encodes:
- a CDS encoding co-chaperone GroES family protein — protein MKAKKNLIIVGDRVLLDPDERMEKTTGAGLYLPPTVKEKEKVSAGYVVRVGPGYPVHDPNVVIEEPWSSKKRPELKYVPLQAAEGDYAIFLKDAAIEIEFESKKYLIVPHSAILTLVRTEITEGYAET, from the coding sequence ATGAAGGCAAAGAAAAATCTTATCATCGTCGGTGACAGGGTTCTCCTGGACCCTGATGAGAGGATGGAGAAGACGACAGGTGCAGGGCTCTACCTCCCCCCGACTGTCAAGGAGAAAGAGAAGGTTTCTGCCGGATACGTCGTTAGGGTCGGACCGGGATATCCTGTTCACGACCCCAACGTTGTCATCGAAGAACCGTGGTCCTCAAAGAAGAGACCCGAGCTGAAATATGTCCCCCTTCAGGCAGCGGAAGGGGATTATGCAATCTTCCTCAAAGACGCTGCCATAGAGATCGAGTTTGAAAGTAAGAAATACCTTATCGTGCCTCATTCGGCAATCCTCACCCTTGTAAGGACAGAGATCACAGAAGGCTACGCCGAGACCTGA
- a CDS encoding AURKAIP1/COX24 domain-containing protein, whose product MGSVVKWRKKKMSKHKHKKLLRKTKHQRRSK is encoded by the coding sequence GTGGGAAGTGTTGTAAAATGGCGCAAGAAGAAGATGAGCAAGCACAAGCACAAGAAACTGCTCAGAAAAACAAAACATCAGAGAAGAAGCAAGTAA
- a CDS encoding CheR family methyltransferase: protein MSSLFPIIAIGASAGGLNAFQCFLAALPREFAFAVVFMQHLSPKHENHLPDLVRKGRPDLDSREISNGLEVLPGKIYLCPPGKEIKILKESFLVSDPPEDHVHLPIDEFFISLAEVIGERAVAVIFSGAGTDGARGVKAIRNAGGTVFVQDPETAEFPEMPAAVINAGQADAALPPDEIAREIQKLYGSGVVAAPGIVIAPEEFDALYRLIQDKTGLRFHHYKQNVVSRRIRRRMYLRAVSSVQDYIAMVDKNDLEAAHLVSDLMIGVTSFFRDRLAWKALRIGVIRKLAAEDEDQPVRVWCPACATGEEAYSIAMMLRYEFELLGRRREIQIFATDVNDRALEKAREGKYPATIAADLPPDCMKRFFTCSKDGLSVSIGKEIRESVVFARQDLLTDPPFSRLDLIICRNFMIYLEPEAQEKCITLFHYALKDGGYLFLGNAESVGRSKTLFRTLPHKKCRIYQKVETKAPSRLMLSVPFASERVASAPGRRTAIEHQQSANEFIQEALLEKYAPAAVAIDQHYNIVYHNGPTNRYLIQPRGTPTQNILELFPEGLRNKIRGAIYRVTQETKPISIRAVLSSDDGLKRQVILRISKARENLFLVVFREKAGIPEETEVFSLEAGQVDETAVRQIESELSSTRAELQSNIEQLKGLNEELQSSNEELQAANEELETSREELQSLNEELITVNSQLQCKIEEQEETNNDLNNFLFSTNIPTVFLDQQFRVKRFTPAMSRLLKLIPSDVGRPIIDMSQENLGPDLIADAQAVLDNLAPVKNEFAVNGNWYIRAALPYRTSDNRIEGVVITYTDVSDLKRAEERTRHLASFPQLNPNPVIEVDSSGGITFSNAATQRVLEDLSLDREDASVFLPYDMDGILGVLKKNEEIALYREVAIKDRVFGETIYVAPLFSAVRIYTFDVTERKWTERAMEARLRIAEAAYKGALSADDVLRLTLDELELQTGSKIGFYHFLEEDQETLSLRNWSTNTVAKMCNAEGSGSHYNISQAGVWVDCVRERRPVIHNDYASLSHKKGMPTGHAPVIREMVVPIFRGGLIVAIIGVGNKETDYTDADIEMAKLLGDFSWEIVERKRAEEEILHAKEEWERTFASVPDMIAIIDNNHRVVRVNESMAKRLGCRPEDCVGLKCYEALHGTSAPPSFCPHTQTLKDGGEHVQEVHEERLGMDLLITTTPLFDDQGKMVGSVHVAHDITERKRAEQEREVSLKFLHLINMSTRTPDLIESAATFFQEQSGCEAVGIRLKEGDDYPYCEARGFPKEFVKMESSLCSCDESGNVVRDDWGNPVLACMCGNVICGRFDPSRKFFSKGGSFWTNSTTELLASTTETDRRARTRNRCNGEGYESVALMPLRMGAEPLGLVQLNDKRKGMFSPEVIALWERLSGYLSVALAKTRAEEELRRRVEELRLANEELTRFNSAAVGRELRMIELKKEINELSARADKPQRYRVDFEEEERGEGSP, encoded by the coding sequence TTGAGCAGCCTTTTCCCGATTATAGCCATCGGTGCATCTGCAGGCGGTCTGAATGCCTTTCAGTGTTTTCTTGCAGCCCTCCCAAGAGAGTTCGCTTTTGCCGTTGTCTTCATGCAGCACCTGTCGCCAAAGCACGAGAACCATCTTCCCGACCTCGTCCGCAAAGGCAGGCCCGACCTTGATAGCCGGGAGATATCCAATGGTCTGGAGGTCCTTCCGGGAAAGATCTATCTTTGCCCGCCGGGAAAAGAGATAAAAATTTTGAAGGAATCCTTTCTTGTGTCCGATCCTCCAGAGGACCATGTCCATCTTCCCATCGATGAATTTTTCATTTCCCTCGCCGAGGTGATTGGAGAGCGCGCCGTCGCCGTGATCTTTTCCGGAGCCGGCACAGACGGGGCAAGGGGAGTAAAGGCCATAAGAAACGCAGGGGGGACGGTCTTTGTCCAGGACCCTGAGACCGCCGAGTTTCCCGAAATGCCGGCTGCTGTGATTAATGCCGGTCAGGCGGACGCAGCGCTCCCGCCGGACGAAATTGCGCGGGAGATACAGAAGCTCTACGGATCAGGCGTCGTCGCGGCCCCCGGGATCGTCATTGCGCCCGAGGAGTTCGACGCCCTATACAGGCTGATCCAGGATAAAACGGGACTCCGGTTTCATCACTACAAACAGAATGTCGTCAGCCGGAGGATCAGGAGACGGATGTATCTTCGCGCAGTCTCTTCGGTGCAGGACTATATCGCGATGGTCGACAAGAACGACCTTGAGGCGGCCCATCTCGTCTCAGACCTTATGATAGGGGTAACCTCCTTTTTCCGTGACCGCCTAGCCTGGAAGGCTCTCAGGATAGGCGTGATACGGAAGCTTGCTGCGGAGGATGAGGATCAACCGGTCCGCGTATGGTGCCCTGCCTGCGCAACAGGAGAAGAAGCGTATTCCATCGCTATGATGCTCAGGTACGAATTCGAACTCCTGGGCAGGAGACGCGAGATACAGATCTTTGCCACAGACGTAAACGACCGGGCCCTCGAGAAGGCCCGGGAAGGCAAATATCCCGCCACCATAGCAGCCGACCTCCCGCCTGACTGTATGAAGAGGTTCTTCACCTGTTCGAAAGACGGGCTCTCGGTGAGCATCGGCAAGGAGATACGGGAGTCAGTGGTCTTCGCCCGGCAGGACCTCCTCACCGACCCTCCCTTTTCGCGCCTCGACCTAATAATCTGTCGCAACTTCATGATCTATCTGGAACCCGAGGCCCAGGAGAAGTGCATCACTCTTTTCCATTATGCCCTGAAGGACGGGGGATATCTCTTCCTCGGCAACGCCGAGTCCGTCGGCAGGAGCAAGACGCTCTTCAGGACGCTCCCTCATAAGAAATGCCGGATCTACCAGAAGGTCGAGACAAAGGCGCCTTCGAGGTTGATGCTCTCAGTTCCCTTTGCCTCGGAACGAGTCGCTTCTGCGCCCGGCAGACGGACTGCCATCGAGCATCAGCAGTCGGCGAACGAATTCATTCAGGAGGCCCTTCTCGAAAAATATGCCCCGGCTGCCGTGGCTATTGATCAACACTACAATATCGTCTACCATAACGGACCTACGAACAGATACCTGATCCAGCCCCGGGGAACGCCCACGCAGAACATCCTTGAACTTTTCCCGGAGGGCCTCAGGAACAAGATAAGGGGAGCCATTTATAGGGTCACGCAGGAGACGAAACCGATCTCGATACGAGCGGTGCTCTCCTCGGACGATGGACTGAAGAGGCAGGTTATCCTTCGCATATCAAAGGCACGGGAAAACCTTTTCCTTGTTGTTTTTCGCGAGAAGGCGGGCATTCCCGAAGAGACAGAGGTCTTTTCTTTAGAGGCCGGTCAGGTCGATGAGACCGCGGTCCGTCAGATCGAAAGCGAGCTTTCTTCCACACGGGCCGAGCTTCAGAGCAACATCGAACAGCTCAAGGGCCTCAATGAGGAGCTTCAGTCTTCAAATGAGGAACTCCAGGCCGCCAACGAAGAGCTCGAAACCTCGCGCGAGGAACTCCAGTCCCTGAACGAAGAGCTTATCACCGTAAATTCGCAGCTCCAGTGCAAGATCGAGGAACAGGAAGAGACGAACAACGACCTGAACAACTTCCTCTTCAGCACAAACATTCCTACCGTCTTCCTTGATCAGCAGTTCAGGGTAAAACGTTTCACCCCTGCCATGTCCAGACTGTTGAAGCTCATTCCCTCCGATGTCGGACGTCCGATCATAGATATGTCACAGGAAAATCTCGGTCCCGACCTCATCGCCGATGCACAGGCTGTCCTCGACAATCTCGCGCCCGTAAAGAATGAATTCGCGGTCAACGGCAACTGGTATATCCGCGCTGCTCTGCCTTATCGTACTTCCGATAACCGCATCGAGGGCGTAGTCATAACATACACCGATGTATCTGATCTCAAGCGGGCTGAGGAGCGAACGAGACACCTTGCCTCCTTCCCGCAGCTCAATCCCAACCCGGTTATAGAGGTGGATTCCTCCGGCGGCATCACTTTCAGCAACGCGGCGACTCAGAGGGTCCTTGAAGACCTCTCACTGGACAGGGAAGACGCGAGCGTCTTTCTCCCCTATGATATGGACGGTATACTCGGTGTGCTGAAAAAGAATGAGGAGATTGCCCTGTACCGCGAGGTCGCGATCAAAGACAGGGTCTTCGGCGAAACCATTTATGTCGCTCCGCTGTTCTCTGCGGTTCGCATCTATACCTTCGACGTCACCGAGCGAAAGTGGACGGAGCGCGCCATGGAGGCGCGGCTTCGGATCGCAGAGGCTGCATATAAGGGCGCATTGTCTGCGGACGATGTCCTCCGTCTCACGCTCGACGAACTGGAACTCCAGACCGGCAGCAAGATCGGTTTCTACCATTTTCTGGAAGAGGACCAGGAAACCCTCTCCCTCCGGAACTGGTCAACGAACACCGTAGCGAAGATGTGTAATGCGGAAGGCTCGGGCAGTCATTACAACATATCTCAGGCAGGCGTGTGGGTGGACTGCGTGCGCGAGCGGAGGCCGGTCATCCATAATGACTATGCATCACTGTCACACAAAAAGGGGATGCCCACCGGCCACGCTCCTGTTATACGCGAGATGGTCGTTCCCATCTTCCGGGGAGGCCTTATCGTTGCGATCATAGGCGTCGGCAATAAGGAAACGGACTATACCGACGCGGACATCGAGATGGCAAAGCTCCTGGGCGATTTCTCCTGGGAGATCGTCGAACGCAAGCGTGCGGAAGAGGAGATTCTCCACGCCAAGGAGGAATGGGAACGGACCTTCGCAAGCGTACCGGATATGATCGCGATCATCGATAACAACCACAGGGTCGTCAGGGTGAATGAGTCCATGGCGAAGCGCCTGGGGTGCAGACCCGAAGACTGCGTCGGACTGAAGTGCTATGAGGCATTGCATGGTACTTCTGCTCCGCCTTCATTCTGTCCTCATACCCAAACCTTGAAGGACGGCGGCGAGCATGTCCAGGAGGTGCATGAAGAGCGTCTCGGAATGGATTTGCTGATAACCACTACCCCCCTGTTCGATGATCAAGGAAAGATGGTCGGCTCGGTCCATGTCGCGCATGACATCACCGAACGAAAGCGGGCCGAGCAGGAGCGCGAGGTTTCGCTGAAATTCCTCCATCTCATAAACATGAGCACCAGGACTCCCGACCTTATCGAATCGGCCGCGACCTTCTTTCAGGAACAATCGGGCTGCGAGGCTGTCGGCATCAGGTTGAAAGAAGGCGACGATTATCCCTATTGTGAGGCACGGGGCTTCCCGAAGGAGTTCGTGAAGATGGAAAGCTCTCTCTGCTCCTGCGATGAATCCGGCAATGTCGTTAGGGATGACTGGGGAAATCCCGTTCTTGCCTGCATGTGCGGAAATGTTATCTGCGGGAGGTTCGACCCGTCGAGGAAGTTCTTCAGCAAAGGCGGAAGTTTCTGGACCAACTCCACGACGGAGTTATTGGCGAGCACCACCGAGACAGACCGCCGGGCCCGCACACGCAACAGATGCAACGGTGAGGGTTACGAGTCCGTTGCCCTCATGCCTCTTCGCATGGGAGCGGAGCCGTTGGGACTCGTCCAGTTGAACGACAAGAGAAAAGGGATGTTCTCGCCGGAGGTCATTGCCCTTTGGGAGAGACTCTCCGGATATCTGTCGGTTGCTCTCGCAAAGACCCGTGCAGAAGAAGAGCTTCGTCGACGCGTCGAAGAACTGCGGCTGGCGAATGAAGAGTTGACGCGCTTCAATAGCGCCGCAGTAGGGCGTGAACTCCGCATGATCGAGCTGAAAAAAGAAATAAACGAACTGAGCGCCAGGGCCGATAAACCTCAGAGGTATCGGGTGGATTTCGAAGAGGAAGAGAGGGGGGAAGGTTCTCCTTAA
- a CDS encoding acylphosphatase yields MNLARAHLYITGRVQGVSYRAFTRDLANQLGLRGWAKNLYDGSVEAVFEGDKKLIEEAVTRCQAGPPGARVDGVHVRWEDYQGDLKGFQIRYF; encoded by the coding sequence ATGAATCTGGCGCGGGCGCATCTCTATATTACCGGAAGAGTTCAGGGCGTATCTTACCGTGCCTTTACCCGTGATCTGGCAAATCAGCTGGGACTCAGGGGATGGGCGAAGAATCTCTATGACGGCAGCGTCGAGGCGGTTTTCGAAGGTGACAAGAAGCTCATTGAAGAGGCCGTGACCCGTTGCCAGGCAGGCCCTCCCGGCGCAAGGGTCGACGGTGTTCATGTAAGATGGGAAGACTATCAGGGCGACTTGAAAGGCTTCCAGATACGATACTTCTGA
- a CDS encoding PocR ligand-binding domain-containing protein — protein sequence MMEKIANIENLKASRHDPLSVLARYGVAVVATGLSALIRWMAPWTLAPTPYLPFYPAVVASAALGGVGPGLASTFGSLLLVNFVFGRFNVYDHAAIARQVIWVAANVSVSLLAGMQRTARMRERHQTEELRHLNMELDDSRRSAINLMDDAINARRQAEEAAAALSESELRLRTLSDQIPGGAIYQHIQKPDGRVRYAYMSAGIESLFGMPPKEIIADSTPFLSLIVEEDRQRVAAAAEQSARDLSPFDCEFRQRTVTGEVKWVQCRSMPRRMEDGSTLWDGVVMDITGRKQAEEALRESEVRVRRKLESVLSPGGDLGVLELADIIDAPALQKLMDDFFAVAGFPMSIIDLRGRVLVGVGWQEICTRFHRVEPDTSRLCLESDTELSAGLAQGEFRLYKCKNNLWDIATPIIVGGRHIGNVFSGQFFFDDETVDREMFRAQAREYGFNEEEYLAALDRVPRLSRQTVDHGMAFLLKLSDTLSQLGYSNVKLARLLTERDRLTASLRDSRRAALNMMEDALAARRQTEEKEKELKESEERLRLFIRHAPAALAMFDRDMRYLSFSRRWLSDYGLGERDLRGLSHYEIFPEISERWKEIHRRALAGEVVQNDDDCFKRADGSEQRLRWEVRPWFDVTGKVAGIVVFSEDITERKRAEEALQRTNEKLEEANRELESFSYSVSHDLRAPLRHMAGFVELLQKRLQEHPDKRIHHYMAVIAGAAKKMGTLIDDLLAFSRMGRTEMQMKRINLNNLTRGVLRELQHEVKGRDIEWKIDDLPEVSGDRSLLRLALVNLVSNAVKYTRTRPRTEISIGCEDRGDEFVFFVKDNGVGFDMEYANKLFGVFQRLHSHEEFEGTGIGLANVRRIILRHGGRTWAEGAEGQGATFYFSLPRERGGAVACKN from the coding sequence ATGATGGAAAAGATTGCTAACATAGAGAATCTGAAGGCATCGCGGCACGATCCGCTCTCCGTCCTGGCGCGCTACGGGGTGGCAGTGGTGGCGACGGGCCTGTCCGCGCTGATACGATGGATGGCGCCTTGGACGCTTGCTCCGACTCCCTATCTCCCCTTCTATCCGGCGGTGGTGGCGTCGGCGGCGCTGGGAGGCGTAGGGCCGGGGCTGGCATCCACCTTCGGCTCTCTCCTGCTCGTGAACTTCGTGTTCGGCCGGTTCAATGTCTACGACCACGCCGCAATTGCGCGGCAGGTCATCTGGGTGGCGGCCAATGTCAGCGTGAGTCTTTTGGCCGGGATGCAGCGCACGGCGCGGATGCGCGAACGCCATCAGACAGAGGAACTGCGCCATCTGAACATGGAGCTGGATGACTCCCGACGCTCGGCGATCAATCTGATGGATGATGCTATCAACGCACGCAGACAGGCCGAGGAAGCCGCCGCTGCGCTGAGCGAGAGCGAGCTGCGGCTTCGCACTTTGAGCGATCAGATTCCCGGCGGGGCTATCTATCAGCATATACAGAAGCCTGACGGACGGGTGCGGTACGCCTATATGAGCGCCGGTATCGAGAGCCTCTTCGGGATGCCGCCCAAAGAGATAATAGCCGATTCGACGCCATTTCTGAGCCTCATCGTCGAAGAAGACCGGCAGCGCGTCGCCGCTGCCGCTGAGCAGTCGGCCAGAGATCTGTCGCCATTCGATTGCGAGTTCCGGCAGCGCACGGTCACGGGGGAGGTCAAGTGGGTCCAGTGCCGCTCTATGCCACGCCGCATGGAGGACGGCTCGACCCTGTGGGACGGCGTTGTGATGGATATCACGGGGCGCAAGCAGGCCGAGGAGGCGCTGCGTGAGAGTGAGGTGCGCGTGCGCCGGAAGCTGGAGAGCGTACTCTCGCCCGGGGGAGACCTGGGCGTCCTCGAACTGGCCGACATCATCGACGCGCCTGCCCTCCAGAAGCTGATGGACGATTTCTTCGCTGTGGCCGGCTTCCCCATGAGCATTATCGACCTCAGAGGTCGGGTGCTGGTGGGGGTTGGGTGGCAGGAGATCTGCACCCGATTCCACCGCGTAGAGCCTGACACTTCCCGGCTTTGCCTGGAGAGCGATACCGAGCTTTCCGCGGGCCTGGCGCAGGGTGAATTTCGGCTGTACAAGTGCAAGAACAACCTGTGGGACATTGCTACGCCGATTATTGTAGGGGGCCGGCATATCGGCAACGTATTCTCTGGGCAGTTCTTCTTCGATGACGAGACCGTTGACCGCGAGATGTTCCGTGCCCAGGCCAGGGAATACGGCTTCAATGAGGAGGAATACCTGGCTGCCTTGGACCGCGTTCCCCGCCTGAGCCGCCAGACCGTCGATCACGGAATGGCATTCCTCCTCAAACTGTCCGATACGCTCTCCCAACTGGGATACAGCAACGTCAAGCTGGCCCGGCTGCTCACGGAGCGCGACCGTTTGACCGCTTCGCTGCGCGATTCCCGTCGTGCAGCCCTGAACATGATGGAGGACGCCCTTGCCGCCCGTCGACAGACCGAAGAGAAGGAGAAGGAGCTCAAGGAGAGCGAAGAGCGGCTGCGGCTCTTCATTCGACACGCGCCCGCGGCCCTCGCCATGTTCGACCGCGATATGCGCTACCTCAGTTTCAGCCGCCGCTGGCTGAGCGACTACGGCCTGGGCGAGCGCGATCTGCGAGGACTCTCCCATTACGAGATCTTCCCTGAGATTTCGGAACGCTGGAAGGAAATCCACCGCCGCGCGCTCGCGGGCGAGGTCGTGCAGAATGACGACGACTGCTTCAAGCGGGCAGACGGATCGGAGCAGCGGCTGCGGTGGGAAGTGCGGCCCTGGTTCGATGTGACTGGCAAGGTCGCCGGCATTGTGGTCTTCAGCGAAGACATCACCGAACGCAAGCGTGCCGAAGAGGCCTTGCAAAGGACAAACGAGAAGCTTGAAGAGGCGAACAGAGAGCTTGAGAGCTTCAGCTATTCGGTCTCCCATGACCTTCGCGCCCCACTGCGGCATATGGCTGGATTTGTCGAACTCCTTCAGAAGAGACTTCAGGAACACCCGGATAAGAGAATCCACCATTATATGGCTGTGATAGCCGGCGCCGCAAAAAAGATGGGGACGCTCATCGATGATCTCCTCGCCTTCTCTCGCATGGGGCGTACGGAGATGCAGATGAAAAGAATAAACCTTAATAACCTGACAAGGGGGGTTCTCCGTGAACTGCAGCACGAAGTGAAGGGACGGGACATTGAATGGAAGATCGATGACCTGCCCGAGGTGTCCGGCGATCGGTCATTGCTGAGACTCGCCCTTGTCAATCTCGTCTCCAACGCAGTTAAATACACCCGTACGCGTCCCCGGACCGAGATCAGCATAGGGTGCGAAGACAGGGGAGACGAATTCGTCTTTTTCGTCAAGGATAACGGTGTGGGGTTTGACATGGAATATGCCAATAAGCTCTTCGGGGTATTTCAGCGGCTCCACAGCCACGAAGAATTTGAAGGAACAGGCATCGGGCTTGCTAATGTCCGGCGCATCATTTTACGTCATGGTGGGAGGACGTGGGCCGAAGGCGCTGAGGGACAGGGCGCGACATTTTACTTTAGCCTTCCAAGAGAGAGAGGAGGTGCAGTAGCATGCAAGAATTGA
- a CDS encoding DUF362 domain-containing protein, with protein sequence MPGKLERLLKEAGLSNYFSPKEWVAVKTHFGSEGAHRIIRPVFLRKVVEALKTLGAKPFVTDTVRIKGLDYLEVANQNGLNHLSVGAPVVIADGLYGKDNIMVRAGDILGDIAVASLIHDVPAMVVCSHLKGHINAGYGGAIKNVAMGGVSSAHRDCGWKCGRGSMHTIGEGRLTWDSEKCELCYQCAEICPLDAIVFDEKDELVWDGDTCWRCGRCERVCQSEAIALPGDDERFMRSLAEAAKAVLSTFEPQKVLYVNFLTEIQPECDCMPAADVPVIQDKGIMISDDIVSIEQASIDLLRNVSPLPDSAVDQEEGLPADILYSLSKKPYMIQVEEAEKIGLGSRAYELIEL encoded by the coding sequence ATGCCGGGAAAACTTGAGAGGCTCCTGAAGGAGGCCGGCCTCTCGAACTACTTCAGCCCAAAGGAATGGGTCGCTGTAAAGACCCACTTCGGTTCTGAAGGCGCACACCGAATCATAAGGCCGGTGTTTCTTCGGAAAGTTGTTGAAGCGCTCAAGACACTGGGCGCCAAACCTTTTGTCACAGATACGGTGCGAATAAAGGGCCTTGATTACCTCGAAGTCGCAAACCAAAACGGCTTAAACCATCTCTCCGTCGGTGCTCCTGTGGTCATCGCGGACGGTCTCTACGGGAAAGATAATATCATGGTGAGGGCAGGTGATATCCTCGGTGATATAGCCGTTGCATCGCTCATACACGATGTTCCTGCCATGGTCGTCTGCAGTCATCTCAAGGGACACATAAACGCCGGGTATGGAGGGGCCATAAAGAATGTTGCCATGGGAGGAGTCAGCTCGGCCCACAGGGATTGCGGGTGGAAATGCGGCAGGGGCTCCATGCACACCATAGGCGAAGGCAGGCTCACCTGGGACAGTGAGAAATGCGAGCTCTGTTACCAGTGTGCCGAGATCTGCCCTCTCGATGCCATTGTCTTTGACGAGAAGGATGAACTTGTATGGGACGGTGATACCTGCTGGAGATGCGGGCGGTGCGAACGGGTCTGCCAGTCAGAGGCGATCGCCCTGCCGGGAGATGACGAACGTTTTATGCGGTCCCTTGCCGAGGCTGCCAAGGCTGTCTTGAGCACCTTTGAGCCACAGAAGGTTCTCTACGTAAACTTTCTCACCGAGATACAGCCTGAATGTGATTGCATGCCTGCAGCGGACGTCCCGGTGATTCAGGACAAGGGTATTATGATATCCGACGATATCGTCTCGATCGAGCAGGCAAGTATAGATTTGTTACGGAATGTGTCGCCTTTGCCTGACTCTGCAGTAGACCAGGAAGAGGGACTACCGGCAGATATACTCTACTCCCTGAGCAAGAAGCCCTATATGATTCAGGTGGAGGAGGCAGAAAAAATCGGTCTCGGGTCGAGGGCGTACGAATTGATCGAGCTGTAA
- a CDS encoding response regulator, translating to MQELKCILLVEDDPHDAELIMTGFAENNLANEVVSARDGKEAIDYLSYNGKFAHRTGDNPAVVLLDLKLPKLSGFEVLKRIRSDERLKLTPVIILTSSKEDKDILEGYRLGANGYVVKPVDFHEFIDVVKQIRGFWMIVNEPPPPVEC from the coding sequence ATGCAAGAATTGAAATGTATTTTACTCGTCGAAGATGATCCACACGATGCCGAACTCATAATGACCGGCTTTGCCGAAAACAATCTGGCGAACGAGGTCGTATCGGCCCGGGACGGGAAAGAAGCGATCGATTACCTCAGCTACAATGGCAAGTTCGCCCACAGGACAGGCGACAATCCCGCTGTTGTCCTCCTTGACCTCAAGCTTCCAAAGCTAAGCGGCTTTGAGGTACTCAAAAGGATCAGGTCAGACGAAAGACTCAAGCTCACGCCGGTGATAATCCTCACCTCATCCAAAGAAGACAAAGATATTCTTGAAGGGTACCGGCTTGGTGCAAATGGTTACGTCGTGAAGCCTGTCGATTTCCATGAATTTATCGACGTCGTCAAACAGATCAGGGGATTCTGGATGATTGTTAACGAACCGCCGCCACCGGTCGAGTGCTAA